The Deltaproteobacteria bacterium genomic sequence CCGGCTCCGGCCCGCGCCCGACCGGCCCCTGCCCCGTCTCGAGCCCTTCCAGCAGCGCTCGCGCCCGCGCCACCACCGGCTCCGGCACGCCCGCGAGGCGCGCCACCTCGACCCCGTAGCTCCGCGGCGCCGGGCCGGGCACGATCTGGCGCAGGAACACGATCTCGCCCTTCCACTCCGCGACCGCCACCGAGAGGTTCCGCACCCGCGGCTTCTCCGCCCCGAGCGCGGTCAGCTCGTGGTAGTGCGTCGCGAACAGCGTCCGCGGCCGCTCGAGCGCGTCGTGCAGGTGCTCGGCCACGGCCCACGCGATCGAGATGCCGTCGAAGGTGCTCGTGCCACGCCCGATCTCGTCGAGGACGACGAGGCTCCGCGGCGTGAGCCCGGCCAGGATGTTTGCCGTCTCGCGCATCTCGACCATGAAGGTCGACTCGCCGCCCACCAGGTTGTCGCTCGCGCCGACGCGCGTGAAGATGCGGTCGACGAGCCCGATCTCCGCCTCTGCCGCGGGGACGAAGCTGCCCGTCTGCGCGAGCAGCGTGATGAGCGCGACCTGCCGGAGGTAGGTCGACTTGCCGCCCATGTTGGGGCCGGTGATGACGAGGAGCTGCTCCGCCTCGGGATCGAGGCGCGTGTCGTTGGGCACGAAGCCGCCGCCCGCGACCGCCTCGACCACCGGATGGCGGCCGGCGCGGATGGTGAGGGTGGGCGCGCGGGTGATGGCGGGCCGCACGTAGCCCCGCCGGTGCGCCACCTCGGCCAGGGCGGCGAGCGCGTCGAGCGCCGCGAGCGCGTCCGCCGTGCGCGCGAGCGTCGGGTGGTGCGCCGCCACGGTGTCGAGTAACGCCTCGAAGAGGTGCACCTCGAGCGCCCGCAGGCGCTCCTCGGCGCCGAGCACGCGCGCCTCGTGCTGGCGGAGGGTCGGGGTCACGAAGCGCTCGGCGCCGACCAGCGTCTGCCGCCGCTCGTAGTCGGGGGGGACGAGTGGCAGGTTCGGGCGCGTTACCTCGACGTAGTAGCCGAAGACCTTGTTGTGGCGGACTTTGAGCGACGCGATGCCCGTGCGCTGGCGCTCCGCCGCCTCGAAGCGCGCGAGCCAGCCCCTCGCGTCCCGCGCCGTCTCGCGCAGCTCGTCGACTTCCCGGTCGCGCCCGGGTCGGATGAAGCCCGGGAGGCGCGCATGCGGCGGCGGCGCATCGACGAGCGTCGCGGCGATCTCCGCCGCCACCCCGGGGAGCGGATCGAGCGCGCCGGCGAGGGTACCCAGCAGCTCGGCCCGGGCGCCGGCCAGGGCCGCCTGCGCCTCGCCCACCCGCCCGAGCGCGACCGCCAGGTGCGCCACGTCCCGCGGACCGGCGCTGCGCGCACCGACCCGCCCCGCGAGCCGCTCGAGGTCGCCGATGCGGCCGAGCCCCGCCCCGAGCGCCCCGCGCAGCTCGAGGCGCTCCACCAGCTCCTCTACCGCGTCGAGCCGCCGGCCGATCGCGGCGGGATCGAGCAGCGGATAGATGAGCCACTCGCGCAGCCGCCGCGCGCCCATCGGCGTGGCCGTCTGGTCCAGCACCCAGAGGAGCGAGCCGCGCCGCTCGCCGCCGAGCGTCTGCAGCAGCTCGAGGTTCCGGCGCGTCGCCGCGTCGAGCTGGAGAAAGCCGGCCGGGGCGTACGCCTCCGGCGGCCGGAGGTGGGCCGGCCGCCGCCGGCAGGCGGCGTCGACGTAGGCCAGCACGCCGCCCGCGGCACGTGCGGGCAGCCGCGGCAGGTCGCCCTCGACCGGGGTGGGCTCGGGCAGCGGCGCCGTCGCCCACGGCCGGCCCGCCCGGCAG encodes the following:
- the mutS gene encoding DNA mismatch repair protein MutS, yielding MAEAVEERGSGGRQGALLAQYLRIKAQHRQAILLFRLGDFYEMFFADAEVAARDLDLTLTARNRGDPDEVPLCGFPAHAAQPYVTRLLAKGHTVAVCEQTPARGRGLMEREVVRVITPGTILEEESLEPDAPSLLAALAAEEERFGIAVIDFASGAFRATEVHGWELARDELERLAPRELLLAPDLPPAIDAACRAGRPWATAPLPEPTPVEGDLPRLPARAAGGVLAYVDAACRRRPAHLRPPEAYAPAGFLQLDAATRRNLELLQTLGGERRGSLLWVLDQTATPMGARRLREWLIYPLLDPAAIGRRLDAVEELVERLELRGALGAGLGRIGDLERLAGRVGARSAGPRDVAHLAVALGRVGEAQAALAGARAELLGTLAGALDPLPGVAAEIAATLVDAPPPHARLPGFIRPGRDREVDELRETARDARGWLARFEAAERQRTGIASLKVRHNKVFGYYVEVTRPNLPLVPPDYERRQTLVGAERFVTPTLRQHEARVLGAEERLRALEVHLFEALLDTVAAHHPTLARTADALAALDALAALAEVAHRRGYVRPAITRAPTLTIRAGRHPVVEAVAGGGFVPNDTRLDPEAEQLLVITGPNMGGKSTYLRQVALITLLAQTGSFVPAAEAEIGLVDRIFTRVGASDNLVGGESTFMVEMRETANILAGLTPRSLVVLDEIGRGTSTFDGISIAWAVAEHLHDALERPRTLFATHYHELTALGAEKPRVRNLSVAVAEWKGEIVFLRQIVPGPAPRSYGVEVARLAGVPEPVVARARALLEGLETGQGPVGRGPEPAAAQLSLFSADEERIRRELAGIDPERLTPLEALAVLARLVEMAGR